The Aspergillus luchuensis IFO 4308 DNA, chromosome 7, nearly complete sequence genome has a segment encoding these proteins:
- the aspf8 gene encoding ribosomal protein P2 (COG:J;~EggNog:ENOG410PRUB;~InterPro:IPR044076,IPR027534,IPR001859,IPR038716;~PFAM:PF00428;~SECRETED:SignalP(1-20);~go_component: GO:0005840 - ribosome [Evidence IEA];~go_component: GO:0022625 - cytosolic large ribosomal subunit [Evidence IEA];~go_function: GO:0003735 - structural constituent of ribosome [Evidence IEA];~go_process: GO:0002182 - cytoplasmic translational elongation [Evidence IEA];~go_process: GO:0006412 - translation [Evidence IEA];~go_process: GO:0006414 - translational elongation [Evidence IEA]) has product MKYLAAYLLLALAGNNTPSAEDIKSVLSAVGIDAEEERLQKLLAELEGKDLQELISEGTQKLASVPSGGAAAAAAAPAAGGAAAEAPAEEKKEEAAEESDEDMGFGLFD; this is encoded by the exons ATGAAGTACCTCGCTGCCTACCTTCTGTTGGCCCTTGCTggcaacaacaccccctccGCTGAGGACATCAAGTCCGTCCTCTCCGCCGTCGGCATCGACGCTGAGGAGGAGCGCCTCCAGAAGCTCCTTGCTGAGCTTGAGGGCAAGGACCTCCAGGAG CTCATCTCCGAGGGTACCCAGAAGCTCGCTTCCGTTCCCTCCGGtggtgccgctgccgctgctgctgcccccgCTGCCGGTGGCGCCGCTGCTGAGGCTCCcgctgaggagaagaaggaggaggccgcTGAGGAGTCCGATGAGGACATGGGCTTCGGTCTCTTCGACTAA
- the RPS15 gene encoding 40S ribosomal protein uS19 (BUSCO:EOG092658SK;~COG:J;~EggNog:ENOG410PIWK;~InterPro:IPR002222,IPR005713,IPR020934,IPR023575;~PFAM:PF00203;~go_component: GO:0005840 - ribosome [Evidence IEA];~go_component: GO:0015935 - small ribosomal subunit [Evidence IEA];~go_function: GO:0003723 - RNA binding [Evidence IEA];~go_function: GO:0003735 - structural constituent of ribosome [Evidence IEA];~go_process: GO:0006412 - translation [Evidence IEA]), with protein MADEHYNAEEAAEIKKRRQFRKFTYRGIDLDQLLDLSSEQLRDVVHARARRRFNRGLKRKPMGLIKKLRKAKQEARPNEKPDLVKTHLRDMIVVPEMIGSVIGIYSGKEFNQIEVKPEMVGHYLGEFSISYKPVKHGRPGIGATHSSRFIPLK; from the exons ATGGCTGACGAGCACTAC AACGCCGAGGAGGCTGCCG agatcaagaagagaagacagTTCCGCAAGTTCACCTACCGCGGAATTGACCTCGACCA GCTCCTCGACCTCTCCTCCGAACAGCTCCGTGATGTCGTTCACGCCCGCGCTCGTCGTCGCTTCAACCGCGGTCTGAAGCGCAAGCCCATGGGTCTCATCAAGAAGCTCCGCAAGGCCAAGCAGGAGGCTCGCCCCAACGAGAAGCCCGACCTCGTCAAGACCCACCTCCGTGACATGATCGTTGTCCCCGAGATGATCGGCAGCGTCATCGGTATCTACTCCGGTAAGGAGTTCAACCAGATCGAAGTCAAGCCCGAGATGGTTGGCCACTACCTGGGTGAATTCTCTATCTCCTA CAAGCCCGTCAAGCACGGTCGTCCCGGTATCGGTGCCACCCACTCTTCCCGTTTCATTCCCCTCAagtaa
- a CDS encoding S-adenosylmethionine-dependent methyltransferase (COG:B;~EggNog:ENOG410PP8F;~InterPro:IPR001214,IPR002893;~PFAM:PF01753,PF00856;~go_function: GO:0005515 - protein binding [Evidence IEA]): MNIKTTPQPAPGGLGRGLFASTDIAVGEDVLHIPVPFVAVLDTEHLGEVCSGCFGQRQLEEEGIALKGCRGCGVVKYCDKTCQAKDWKLGHSFECTIYQKLKPRILPINARAVLRMVLRSERQKYSDEELDQFLQLETHIKDIRDESASHWERISLSSKAIKAYSGTEMSEEVISAMGAKLDLNSFNLTNAVYDRLGVYLHPYAAIFNHSCDHNAAVSFDGPNLHIKAIRPIQKDEQIFITYIDVTDPYPIRQHNLQSRYYFTCHCSKCTSEAASPTATTLHPAQQEAYDILQSLSTSEENPAQSILKALTTLRTTSIPATTQPSISLLDELITPLLAQQKYKSAFAYAAARYRVVDPVVYPLKGHPIRLLHAWVLARLAIHLSQGVEVEFTGGAAAGEEVALEKYEVNFNLIIWSVLAALVGMEGTGGTGPGFWRLVKREFRAVRGEFVAAGLDPRGSRELEREIGREWGKVDKVVRELGFSI, encoded by the exons ATGAACATAAAAACCACACCCCAGCCCGCCCCAGGTGGTCTAGGACGAGGCCTCTTCGCCTCGACAGACATTGCCGTTGGCGAAGACGTGCTACACATCCCCGTTCCATTCGTGGCAGTCCTAGACACAGAACACCTAGGAGAAGTGTGTTCCGGCTGCTTTGGTCAAAGACAGctcgaagaggaagggatTGCTTTAAAAGGGTGCAGAGGATGTGGTGTTGTGAAGTACTGTGATAAG ACATGTCAAGCAAAGGACTGGAAACTGGGCCACTCTTTCGAATGTACCATCTATCAGAAATTGAAGCCTCGTATTCTACCTATCAACGCACGAGCCGTGCTCCGCATGGTCTTGCGCAGCGAACGCCAAAAGTACTCCGACGAGGAGCTGGATCAGTTCTTACAGCTTGAAACTCATATCAAGGACATTCGTGACGAGAGTGCGTCACATTGGGAGCGTATATCCCTTTCCTCGAAGGCGATCAAGGCCTACTCTGGTACGGAGATGAGTGAAGAGGTCATATCTGCTATGGGAGCTAAG CTCGACCTCAACTCCTTCAATCTCACCAACGCCGTCTACGACCGTCTCGGCGTCTACCTCCACCCCTACGccgccatcttcaaccaCAGCTGTGACCACAACGCCGCCGTCAGTTTCGATGGTCCGAACCTACACATCAAAGCCATCCGACCCATTCAAAAGGACGAGCAAATCTTCATCACTTACATAGACGTAACAGACCCCTATCCAATTCGCCAACATAACCTCCAATCCCGATACTACTTTACCTGCCACTGCTCGAAATGTACCTCAGAAGCAGCTTCGCCAACAGCAACGACTCTACACCCAGCACAGCAAGAAGCCTACGACATCCTCCAATCTCTATCTACTTCAGAGGAGAACCCCGCCCAATCCATCCTTAAAGCGCTCACCACCCTCCgaaccacctccatccccgcaacaacccaaccctccatctccctcctcgacgaACTCATCACGCCCCTCCTCGCCCAACAGAAATACAAATCGGCCTTCGCTTACGCCGCGGCCCGATACCGTGTCGTCGATCCCGTGGTGTACCCGCTCAAGGGCCATCCCATCCGGTTGTTGCATGCGTGGGTGTTGGCTAGGTTGGCGATTCATTTGTCGCAGGGCGTTGAAGTGGAATTTACTGgtggggctgctgctggtgaggaGGTTGCGTTAGAGAAGTACGAGGTGAATTTTAATCTGATTATTTGGTCGGTGTTGGCGGCgttggtggggatggagggcACCGGGGGAACAGGGCCTGGGTTTTGGAggttggtgaagagggaatTTCGGGCTGTGAGGGGCGAGTTTGTTGCTGCGGGGTTGGATCCGAGGGGTTCGAgggagttggagagggagattggGAGGGAGTGGGGGAAGGTGGATAAGGTAGTTAGGGAGTTGGGGtttagtatataa